The Haloarcula sp. CBA1127 genomic interval TCGGGCGTCCCGGCGGAGTATCGAGAGTATCTCTCTGTCGAGGTCGTCCATCGAGATGTGACAGTACCATCGTCCGTGACTTGAGGATTACGAAATTCGAAACTCGTCTTCGAAAGCAACCCTTATGACCGACGATAGTATACGCATCTCGTAATGACTGACGCATACGTGGCAATCGAAGGCGACCGCGTCATCGAGGCGCGCGCTCGCGCTCCGGGGACGGCCCGCGGCGAACTGGTCTTTACAACGGCGTACACCGGGTACGAGGAGAGTCTCACCGACCCTTCCTACGAGGAACAGGTCCTGACGTTCTCCTACCCGCTCATCGGGAACTACGGCGTCCGAGAGGAGCGCTTCGAGTCGGACCGCGTCCACCCGCGTGCGGCAGTAGCCCGCGAGATGACCGACGACGTGGCCGAATGGCTCGAATCCGAGGGCGTCCCGGCCGTCGACCACCTCGACACGCGCGACATCGTCACCGAAATCCGCGACGAGGGGGCGATGAAATGCGGGATCGCCGCTGGGCCGGACGTGACCGAGCAGGACGCGCTCGACGAACTCCACGAGTGTAAGCATATGTCTGACCACACCGACATCGGCGCGCAGGTCTCCGTCGACGACGTGGAGGTCCACAACGAGGGTGGCGACGGTGCGACGGTCGCGCTGGTCGACTGCGGTGCGAAGGGCTCTATCGCCGAGTCGCTCGTCGAGCGCGACGCCGAGGTCCACGTGTTCCCGTACGACGCCACCGAGGACGACGTGGCGGCTATCGACCCGGACCTGCTGTTCATCTCGAACGGCCCCGGCGACCCCGAGAACTTCGAACAGGCCGGTGAGCTCGTTGAGACCTACGTCGGGGATGTTCCGCTCGCCGGTATCTGTCTCGGTCAGCAGGTCGTCGCCAACGCGCTCGGCGGCGAGACCGAGAAGATGGAGTTCGGCCACCGCGGCGTGAACCAGCCGGTCCGTGACCTGCGCTCCAATCGGGTCGTGATGACGACCCAGAACCACGGCTACACCGTCGCTGACCCCGGCGACAAGCTTGACGTGACACAGATCAACGTCAACGACGACACGCCGGAGGGACTGGAGAACGACGATCTGGACATCATCACGCGCCAGTACCACCCCGAGGCCAACCCCGGTCCGCACGATTCGCTCGGCTTCTTTGATGATGTGCTAGGGATGGCGGGGGAGTAGCGAGGGGCGCGCGAAGCGCGGCCCTCGAATTGCGAGCGGGGAGGAACGACCCGCGAGCAGGAGCGCGGTTCGAAGCGAGCGAAGCGGGTGAGAACCGCGAAACGCGAACGGCGCAGCCGTGAGCAGGGGGAGCCCGACCGTAGGGAGGGGTCCCCAGCCTTCCGAACGGTGAGTGGTAACGAACCGTGAGGAGAGCGAGGGGCGCGACTACAGGGAGCGGCCCTCGAATTGCGAGCGGAGCGGGACCTTCGGTCCCGCAGGCAGTCGGGCGGTATCGCCGCCCGACGACGGGGAACGGAGTGACTCGCGAGCAGTAGTGCGGTTTGCACGCCGATGAGCCACGTCTGTCAGTCGCTGTCGTCGTCAATTGGCTGCCCACGGTAGTACGTGGTCTGGTCGCTATCTTCGTTTTCGGTCATATTATTCTGTGGTGCGACGGGGCGGCCGCGGTACATGACCCGGTTGGCGGTGTCGTCGCCGTCGATTGCGTCCGGACTGTCCTGCTGATGGTTCTCGATGAATTCGGCGGCAGCTTTGAGCGTTGTCTTGTCGGTCTTGCGGTGCACCCAGCAGTGGTACATTTTCCGTGGAGTCCGAAGCGCGAGGCGGTGCGCACGGAACCCGGTCTTGGTGGTAACGTCGGCAACTGCTTCGTGTGGGATCTCGATGATGTCGTCGTTCTCGTCTTTCCCGATGAGACAGAGCGTCCGGCGGCCGGTAACCAGAATGACGGTCCGTCGGTCGCCGACCGGTGATTCAGTCTTGCGTTTCGTCCCGCGCCCGATGCCGCGCTTCCCGTTGGTCAGGAGGTACGCCGGGGCTTCCGCGCCGTCGAGGTACGTCAGCGGTGGGTTGTTCAGCGGTGGTGACTCGGAGAAGCGACTCTTGTATCCGGCGAGGACACCCGCCGTTACCGAGTCACCGGGCGCCATCTCCGCAACTGTCTCCGCCCGCTTGGTGACATCCTCTATCATCGGCTTCCCGGAGCGGCGACAGCGATTACAACGCGATCCATACAGCTAGTGTCACAGCCCCGGAAATGAGTGTTACGAACGTGCCATTATTGACCCAGAATAGGACAGATAGGCACCAATATATGAATGTCCATCATCTATAGCTACTATATTGGCGTAATACTTCTGAGTTGTAAGGCTAGAAAGAGAGGCATTCACGGCAAGTAGTCATCACAGCCCCACCCTCAGAACTCCTATCTAACGCCGCTGAACTCGAATCGTGCGCCGCCGTCGGTGCTCTCAGTCACGGACACCGACCAGTCATGTGCCGCCGCAATCTCCTTGACGATAGCGAGACCAAAGCCGGTGCCACCATCGGTAGTGGTGTAGCCGCTCTCAAACACTGTGTCGTGTTTTTCCGGCGGGATACCACCGCCATCATCGGCGACATAAAAGCCCGAATCGGTGAGATCACCGACCTCGACAGTGACGGCTGGGCCGCCGTGTGTCACGGCGTTGTTGATGAGATTCTCGAGGAGCTGGCGAACGCGGCTCTCGTCGGCGTATATCGTGCTCTCGGCAGTGACTTCGAGGGTGGCATCAGACGTCTCGACGGCGTGCCAGCAGGACTGCACAGTCGATTCGAGGTCGAGCGGTTCCGTTTCGGATACCGTGTCCCCTTCACGGGCGAGCGTCAGCAGATCCTCAATGAGTTCCTTCATGCGGTCGATTGCACGGTAACAACGGTCGAACTGCTCGTCATTTCCGGTATCTCTGGCGAGGGTGAGTGAGCCTTCGAGGACGCTAAGCGGGTTCCGGAGGTCGTGACTAACGATGCTCGCGAACTCTTCGAGCCGGTCGTTCTGTCGCTCCAGTTCTTCTCGGTACTCGATGCGGTCGGAGATATCCCGGGAGATAGCAACGAGTCTATCTATCTCTCCGTCAGCGAAGATCGGTGTCACCTGCGTCTCCCAGACACCAGTCGGGTGGAGGTCCCGTTCTTCGAACGTGATGGTTTCACCGGCCGAGACACACCGCTCGTAGTGGTCGGCGATTCGACGACCGCTGTCCGGGCCGGCAGCTTCGACTGGGGTCTGACCGGTCAGTGACTCGGTGTCGAATCCGCTCTGTCGTTCGTAGGCCTCGTTCGTCCGGACGTAGCGGAACGTCGGATCGTCTGCCGACCCCTCGATGTCGACGAGCGCGATGGCGTCGTTGGTGTTCTCGAACACCGCCTCGTACTCGTCGGTGAGGCGGGCCAACTCCCGCTCGCGCCGTTTCTGGTCGGTAATGTCGGTCGCAACGACACAGAGAGCATACGGCTCGCCGTCCTCGTCGAGTATCGGCGTCTTCCGCGTCAGATGTGTCCGCTCCGTCCCGTCGACAGGAATCACCGTCTCGACTTCGACGGTCTCTTTCTGTTCGAGGGCTCGCTGATCGTCGGCGTGGGTCTGCTCCGCGATGTGGTCCGAGAGAATATCGTAATCGGACATCCCGACAACAGACTCGTCAGCGTCGATCCCGTAGAGGTCACGGGCCGCGCTGTTGATGAAGAGAAAGCGGCTGTCAGTATCTTTCATCAGGATGTACGTCGGCGCTGTATCGAGAATGACCTGCAGTTTGCGGCTCGTGTCTTCGAGGGCCTGTTTCCGTTCTTTGTGGTCGGTCACGTCCTGATGGATCCCCACCGCACGGACCGGGTCGCCGTGCTCGTCGCGTTCGAACACCTTGCCGATGTCGCGAATCCAGCGGTAGTCGCCGGCGGCCGTCTTGAGCCGGTGGTCACATTCGTAGATCTCCGTCTCGCCATCGAAGTGGGCGTCCAGTGCTTCGTAGGTCCGATCGCGGTCTTCGGGGTGGATCAGTTCGTCCCAGGTGTCGGCCGACGGGTCGAGTTCGTCGAGCGAGTAGCCGAGCATATCGGCCCAGCGCTCGTCGAAGGTGACTTCGTCCGTCTTGACGTTCCAGTCCCAGACGCCGAGTTCGGCACCCTCGAGCGCGAGTTCGTGGCGTTCCGTGAGCGTTCTGAGCTCCTGCTGTCGATCGAGTCTGGAAAGCGCCTCCTCAGTGTTGGCAGCGAGGGTCCGCATCAGTGAGATCGATGCGTCCTCGAACGCATCGGTATCGGTCGACGCGGCGATTAGCACGCCGTGATCGCCCAGTGGGATCAGAATCTCGCTGCTGATGTCGGTATCGGGGTTGTAGCGGCCAGGATTCGTTGAGACATCGTCGAAGACGCGCTGTTCGCCGGATTCGAACACCTCCCAGACGAGGCTGTCGCCCTCGCTAAACGTCGGGTGCTCGTCGATGATCGCCCGTGCCTGATCGGTCACTGCAGTCGGCCTGAGAGCGTCGGCCGACTCGTCAGCGAGAAAGACTGCGCTGAGTGGCAATCCAAGCAGATCACGCGCGGTTTCGACGACCAGTTCGGCGACGGCCTCGCGTGACTCGACGTGCATCAGCTCCCGGGTCGTGTCGTGTAGCGCCTCGATACGCTGCTGTCGCTGCCGGCGCTCCGTTATCTCCTGAAACTGCGAGAAGATCGCGACGGTCTCCCCGTCCTCTCGGATAATGCGGTTGTGCCACTCACAGACGATCTGCTCGCCATCGCCGGTTTCGATGTCGAGTACTGTGTAGTAGCCCCCGCTACCTTCCTGCAGGGCCGTGATCGTCTCTTCGACCGCATCCAACGCCGAATCCGGGACGAGCGTCTTGAACTCCTTGCCGACGAGGTCCGCGTCCCCGCGCCGCAGAATCTTCTCGCCTTTCTCGTTGACCTGAACCACCTCGAAGCTCTCGTCCCATTCGATGACGCCGAGCGGTGACTTATCGATAAACAGCGAGAGCCGCTTCCGGCTCGCATCCAGTGCTCGCTGTGACCGGTACTGCTCGACCGCGTTGGCGATGCGGTTGGCCAGAATCGTGTACTGGTCAGTACCTTGCTGCTTCTGGAGGTAGTCCGTCACACCGGCCGAAATCGCCTCACTGGCCACTTCCTCAGAGCCTTTCCCAGTAAAGAGAATGAACGGGAGGTCTTCATCGACAGCCCGGACGGACTCCAGAAACTCGATGCCGTCTTGCTCGGGCATATCGAAATCGGAGACGACGCAGTCGATCGGTTCCTCACTGAGCCGGGTCAGTCCCTCATCCGCCGACGTTGCCGAGACCACGTCGAACCGGTCGTCGGTACGACTGAGAAACGCTGCCGTCATCGACGCAAACTCGGGGTCGTCCTCGACGTGTAGGACACGCACGACATCGGCCATGAAGTGTATGTGAACGTGTCCAACGAATAAGTATTTGTGCCTATCTGTTCGAGTGACAGGAATCAGTGCCGCCGCGGTGCCTGACCGAATCCCGAGACCGACCGATCGCGTTACTCAGCGCCCCACTCGCGCTGGGTCTTTGGCCGTTCGTCGATGGCTTGGACGGCGAGTGGCTGGTCGGCGGAGTTGATTGCTTCCAGCGCCGCCTCAGCGCTCTCGTGGGTCGAGAAGTACGTCACAGTCTCCTCGACGCAAGCTTCCAGCACATCGCGGTCGCGGGAGAGAACGAGGTCGACCTCGCCGCTCTGGATGGCGTCGATGATGGCGTCGGTGTCGTCGTAGTCATCGAAGTCCTGTACGTCGAAGTGCTCCTCGAAGCCGAGGATCGGTAGATCGACGATGGCCGTCCCCTCAAGCGGGATTGCCTTGCCGACGGCCATCTGGGCCTTCTGGTAGGCCTTGCCGAAGGAGCCGGCGGTCCCCATGACCTCGCCGGTGGATTTCATCTCGGGGCCGAGACGTGGGTCCGAACCAGGCAGGCGGTCGAACGGCAGGACGACCTCCTTGACAGAGACCTGCTCGGGAATCTGCTCCTGCACGTCGAGTTCCGAGAGCGTCGCGCCGGACATCACCTTGGCGGCGATCTTCGCGATCGGGACGCCGGCCGTCTTTGAGATGAACGGAACGGTGCGGGACGAGCGCGGATTCGCTTCGAGGACGAACACCTCGCCGTCACGAACGGCGAGCTGGACGTTCAACAGACCGACGGTATCGAGTGCGTCGGCAATGTCCTCGACGACCTCGCGGATGCGCGGCATCACGTCCTTGATCTCCTGAGAGCGTGGCGGAATCATACAGGCGGAGTCGCCCGAGTGGATGCCCGCCGTCTCGACGTGTTCCATCACACCGCCGATGAGGACGTCGTCCTCGTCGGCCACAGCGTCGACGTCTAGTTCGACGGCGTCGGCGAGGAACTCGTCGACCAGAATCGGCTTGTCCGGGCTGACGCGGACGGCTTCCTCGATGTACGTTTCGAGGTCCTCGTCGTTGTACACCACGTCCATCGCGCGGCCGCCGAGCACGTAGCTCGGGCGCACAAGGACGGGGTAGCCGATGTCGTGGGCCAAATCGAGGGCCTCCTCCTTGGAGGTCGCAGAGCCACCTTCGGCCTGTGAGATACCGAGTTCGTCCATCAGCTTGTTGAACCGGTCACGGTCCTCGGCGAGGTCCATCGCGTCGACGGAGGTCCCCATGATCTCACAGTCGAGGTCGCGGCGTTCGAGTTCCTGTTCGAGCGGGTGGCCGATGTCGACGGAGGTCTGGCCGCCGAACTGGACCATCACGCCGTCGGCGTCGGTCGCTTCGATGACATCGGCGACCTCCTCGGCGGTGACCGGTTCGAAGAACAGCCCGTCAGACGTGTCGTAGTCAGTCGACACCGTTTCGGGGTTGTTGTTGACGACGTGGGCGTCGATGCCCAGGTTCTCCAGCGCGCGGACCGCATGGACCGAACAGTAGTCGAACTCCACGCCCTGCCCGATACGGATGGGGCCGCCACCGACGACCACGACGCTTTCGAGGTCGGGGTCGATCTGGAGTTCGTCGCGGTCGATACCCGACAGCGGGTCCCGCGTCGAGTAGTAATACGGCGTCGTCGCCTCGAACTCGCCGGCACAGGTGTCGACGAGCTTGAAGTCGCGGTCGGTCGTGTCGGTCTCGACATCCTCAATCTGCACGCCGCTACCGTCAGTGGCTGCCTCGACTTCCGGCTCGTCGCCGCCGTCTTCATCGAGGTCCGCCGGGAGCCAGGAGACGTGCGTGTCGTTGAACTCGCCGCCGGCGAGCGCCGTTATTTCCTGGTCGGTAAAGCCGGCCTGTGCGGCGGTCTCGTAGTCGCCATCGCGGGCGGCTTCAGCGGCATCGGCGACCTCTTTGAACCGCTCGACGTACCATTCTTTGATGTCGGTTATCTCGACGACTTCTTCGACGGTGTAGTCGCGGCAGAACGCCTCAAACATCGCGTATGGGCGGTCAGGCGTTGGCTTTTCGAGGTACTCCGTTTCGAGTTCCGCGTCGTCGATTTCGTTGAAGTCAGCAGCCGGGTTGTACTCCGAGGAGCGAAGCGCCTTCAGCAGGCTCTCGGGGAAGGTCCGGCCGATAGACATCGCTTCGCCGGTGGATTTCATCGCGGTCGACAGTTTGAACTCCGTGTCGCGGAACTTGTCGATAGGCCAGCGCGGCACTTTCGTCACGACGTAGTCGATAGCCGGCTCGAAAGCGGCGGTCGTCTCGCCGGTAATCTCGTTGTCGATTTCGTGGAGGCGCTTGCCGAGCGCGACCTTCGCGGTGACGCGGGCAATCGGATAGCCAGTCGCCTTTGAGGCCAGCGCAGAGGAGCGGGAGACACGCGGGTTCACCTCGACCACGCGGTACTCGCCGCCGGGGGTGCCGTCGTCGTGCCAGGCGAACTGGATGTTACAGCCGCCCTGAATGCCGAGGTCGCGGATGACCTTCAGCGCGGAGTCGCGCATCTCCTGATGGCCCTCATCGGGGATGACCTGCGAGGGGGTGACGACGGTCGACTCCCCGGTGTGGATACCCATCGGGTCGATGTTTTCCATGTTGCAGATAATAATACAGGAGTCGTCGGCGTCGCGCATCACCTCGTATTCGAGTTCGACCCAGCCGGAGATAGACTCGGTGATGAGGACTTCATTGTTGCGTGAGAGGCGCAGGCCCTTGCGGACGCGTTCGATGAGTTCGTCCATCTCGTCGACGACCCCGGAGCCGGAGCCACCGAGCGTGTACGTCGTGCGTGCGATGACGGGGAGCCCGCCAACCTCGTCGACGGCGGATTCGACGCGGTCGATGAGCGAGTCCTCGTCCAAGTCGGTGACCGATTCACCGTCGTCGAGCGTGATGGTCGTCGAGCGCGGCACCGGTTCGCCGATGTCCTCCATCCGCTGTTTGAACAGGTCGCGGTCCTCCGTCGCGTAAATGGTGTCCAGTGGCGTCCCCATCACGTCCACGTCGTACTCGTCGAGGACGCCCTCCTCGGCGAGTTCGGCGGTGACGTTCAGTCCAGTCTGGCCGCCCAGACCGGCGATGACGCCGTCGGGTTCTTCTTTCCGGATAATCTCAGAGATGGCTTCGGTGTTAATCGGTTCGAGATACACCTTGTCCGCCATCTCCGGGTCAGTCATAATCGTCGCCGGGTTCGAGTTCACGAGCACGACGCGGGCACCCTCTTCCTGAAGGGCACGACACGCCTGTGCGCCGGAGTAATCGAACTCGGCCGCCTGTCCGATCTTGATCGGGCCACTGCCGATGAGCAGGATTGTACGGTCCTCGTCCGCTGTCATTGTACGAGCGGAGTCTACACATCGTAATAAGCCCGGCGAAACAATGCGAAGCTCGAAGCCTAATTTCGAATATCGTAATGCGTGTCCGTAACACAGCCGGCTATCTCACAGATGAGTCTCGGTGTAGCAGACAGACGGTAGCGGCGCTGAGAACGGTCAGTTGTCGCGGTCGGGAACGCGATACCGGTAGGGCTGGCCCTGAATAACCTCGACCTCGCCGGACTGGGCACGACGACCAAGGACTGTCGCAACACGGTGGGCGCTCCCGAACGCCTCGTCGTGTTCTTCGAGCAGGTCACAGATTTCGCGTGCCGTCAGTGTGCCGTTGACATCGGCTTCTTCGAGCACTGTCAGGATGCGCCCGAACTCTCCCTCACGCATAGCCATACACAGTTACAGCACCGCTTTCACCATATAACACCGTCAGACAACAGTCAGACGGCTGATTCCGGGAAATCAACCGACGGCGGCGTGTCACTGGCTGTCGGACAGTTCAGGGTCGCTGTCTGTCGCGTTCCCCCAGCGCTTTCGGACCCACGCCGGTCGGGAGACGGTTGTATCGCCGACCGCTGAGTACCGGATTTCGTAGCTGACCGGCGCCTTTCTGGAGCGGTCCCAGTACGAGACGGTGAGCGACTGGACGAGGCCGTCCGGCCGGACAGTCGCCTGCACGCTGTAATTGTCGGCCGGTTCAAACGCCGCCGGCGGGTC includes:
- the carA gene encoding glutamine-hydrolyzing carbamoyl-phosphate synthase small subunit, with the protein product MTDAYVAIEGDRVIEARARAPGTARGELVFTTAYTGYEESLTDPSYEEQVLTFSYPLIGNYGVREERFESDRVHPRAAVAREMTDDVAEWLESEGVPAVDHLDTRDIVTEIRDEGAMKCGIAAGPDVTEQDALDELHECKHMSDHTDIGAQVSVDDVEVHNEGGDGATVALVDCGAKGSIAESLVERDAEVHVFPYDATEDDVAAIDPDLLFISNGPGDPENFEQAGELVETYVGDVPLAGICLGQQVVANALGGETEKMEFGHRGVNQPVRDLRSNRVVMTTQNHGYTVADPGDKLDVTQINVNDDTPEGLENDDLDIITRQYHPEANPGPHDSLGFFDDVLGMAGE
- a CDS encoding PAS domain S-box protein; translated protein: MADVVRVLHVEDDPEFASMTAAFLSRTDDRFDVVSATSADEGLTRLSEEPIDCVVSDFDMPEQDGIEFLESVRAVDEDLPFILFTGKGSEEVASEAISAGVTDYLQKQQGTDQYTILANRIANAVEQYRSQRALDASRKRLSLFIDKSPLGVIEWDESFEVVQVNEKGEKILRRGDADLVGKEFKTLVPDSALDAVEETITALQEGSGGYYTVLDIETGDGEQIVCEWHNRIIREDGETVAIFSQFQEITERRQRQQRIEALHDTTRELMHVESREAVAELVVETARDLLGLPLSAVFLADESADALRPTAVTDQARAIIDEHPTFSEGDSLVWEVFESGEQRVFDDVSTNPGRYNPDTDISSEILIPLGDHGVLIAASTDTDAFEDASISLMRTLAANTEEALSRLDRQQELRTLTERHELALEGAELGVWDWNVKTDEVTFDERWADMLGYSLDELDPSADTWDELIHPEDRDRTYEALDAHFDGETEIYECDHRLKTAAGDYRWIRDIGKVFERDEHGDPVRAVGIHQDVTDHKERKQALEDTSRKLQVILDTAPTYILMKDTDSRFLFINSAARDLYGIDADESVVGMSDYDILSDHIAEQTHADDQRALEQKETVEVETVIPVDGTERTHLTRKTPILDEDGEPYALCVVATDITDQKRRERELARLTDEYEAVFENTNDAIALVDIEGSADDPTFRYVRTNEAYERQSGFDTESLTGQTPVEAAGPDSGRRIADHYERCVSAGETITFEERDLHPTGVWETQVTPIFADGEIDRLVAISRDISDRIEYREELERQNDRLEEFASIVSHDLRNPLSVLEGSLTLARDTGNDEQFDRCYRAIDRMKELIEDLLTLAREGDTVSETEPLDLESTVQSCWHAVETSDATLEVTAESTIYADESRVRQLLENLINNAVTHGGPAVTVEVGDLTDSGFYVADDGGGIPPEKHDTVFESGYTTTDGGTGFGLAIVKEIAAAHDWSVSVTESTDGGARFEFSGVR
- the carB gene encoding carbamoyl-phosphate synthase large subunit codes for the protein MTADEDRTILLIGSGPIKIGQAAEFDYSGAQACRALQEEGARVVLVNSNPATIMTDPEMADKVYLEPINTEAISEIIRKEEPDGVIAGLGGQTGLNVTAELAEEGVLDEYDVDVMGTPLDTIYATEDRDLFKQRMEDIGEPVPRSTTITLDDGESVTDLDEDSLIDRVESAVDEVGGLPVIARTTYTLGGSGSGVVDEMDELIERVRKGLRLSRNNEVLITESISGWVELEYEVMRDADDSCIIICNMENIDPMGIHTGESTVVTPSQVIPDEGHQEMRDSALKVIRDLGIQGGCNIQFAWHDDGTPGGEYRVVEVNPRVSRSSALASKATGYPIARVTAKVALGKRLHEIDNEITGETTAAFEPAIDYVVTKVPRWPIDKFRDTEFKLSTAMKSTGEAMSIGRTFPESLLKALRSSEYNPAADFNEIDDAELETEYLEKPTPDRPYAMFEAFCRDYTVEEVVEITDIKEWYVERFKEVADAAEAARDGDYETAAQAGFTDQEITALAGGEFNDTHVSWLPADLDEDGGDEPEVEAATDGSGVQIEDVETDTTDRDFKLVDTCAGEFEATTPYYYSTRDPLSGIDRDELQIDPDLESVVVVGGGPIRIGQGVEFDYCSVHAVRALENLGIDAHVVNNNPETVSTDYDTSDGLFFEPVTAEEVADVIEATDADGVMVQFGGQTSVDIGHPLEQELERRDLDCEIMGTSVDAMDLAEDRDRFNKLMDELGISQAEGGSATSKEEALDLAHDIGYPVLVRPSYVLGGRAMDVVYNDEDLETYIEEAVRVSPDKPILVDEFLADAVELDVDAVADEDDVLIGGVMEHVETAGIHSGDSACMIPPRSQEIKDVMPRIREVVEDIADALDTVGLLNVQLAVRDGEVFVLEANPRSSRTVPFISKTAGVPIAKIAAKVMSGATLSELDVQEQIPEQVSVKEVVLPFDRLPGSDPRLGPEMKSTGEVMGTAGSFGKAYQKAQMAVGKAIPLEGTAIVDLPILGFEEHFDVQDFDDYDDTDAIIDAIQSGEVDLVLSRDRDVLEACVEETVTYFSTHESAEAALEAINSADQPLAVQAIDERPKTQREWGAE